A stretch of DNA from Leopardus geoffroyi isolate Oge1 chromosome B3, O.geoffroyi_Oge1_pat1.0, whole genome shotgun sequence:
GTACAATGAAGTGAGAGGGGTCAGAAGGTTGAGGATATGTTCAAATGATAATGCTTGTTGAGGAATTTGAGTTGGGTAAGGAGGAAAATGAGGGCATCAAAGGATTGGGGGATACTGAAGGGTGGGAGAACCAATGGATTGGAATCAGAAGCCTTAAAGATGTACATACCACTTGAGTCAGCAATCCATATTTAGGAACTTATCCTTAGCAAATATTGATACAGATGCACCATACCTATAAGAATGTTCATTTCAGCATGTAACAGTAAAAATTGTATTATATAATACAATTATACAAGTATTTATCAGTTGAGAGCTGATTGAATAAATCTTGGTCCTAAATTAAAAGCAGGTTTTGTGTGGTTGTGTGATTATCTGTCAGGTAATATACAAGGCTATGCTGTGGATTTAGCTGGAAGCTGGATCAATGAATTTATTTCCTGGCATTACAAATTACTGTTGCTTGTCCTTCCATTGCTCTAATACCCgtattattttataactagacTTTCTAGAATAATAAGGAATAAAGTAAATGAGAATGCAATTAGTCCTCGCAATGGTTTTTATCACCTACAGAAGGTGTCATAGAAGAGTGGCCTCCATGGAAATAGCCCTCAAATTGAGCAGGTAAACACAGTGTCCTTTCTCAGTCCTGATGATCATTGCTCATGGTGCATTCTGGTGCCCTCCTACTTGACTGTAAAGTTGGGTGTTGACCACTCTCCCAAAGGTCACCGAGAGCCTACGGTTTGGGGTTTTCAAACAAACGGGAAAATACCTAGCTCCTCTTCTGGAGTCTATAGCAAAGAACATATAGTATGTATagcatatattttatagtatGAAATGTCACACTGTGatatttcttcttctggaaatGTAAAGGAATAATGACAATAATTGTAAGCATATATAATGTTTGGTCATAAATTAGACATGTGTGAATCACAAATGTGGTAGATTGtttcactattaaaaaatatccattgtccctctctccctgttgaTATTAAGCCTGACCATGTGACTGCTTTAGTTATTTAAATGTGAGAAATGATATATGCCCTTTTCCATCAGAAGCTTTAACAGCCATTGTATGATTCTgccatgttctctttctcctctgaaatGTCCTATTTGGGGGATTATTCCTTTTGCCTAAgtctgaatgaaaacaaaacagtgaaggGCTGTAGGGACATGTaacataaataagaaacaatagTTTGTAATTAAGCTACTGAGGTGTTGGGGTTATATGTTCATAAAACTTAGTCCAAGCTGACATCTATGATAAACTAAACAAACCGAACATTACACCGGATGTATGTAAAAGCCTTAAGTGCATTCTGCAGAACGGAGTGAGGACTACATTTATTCAGTGCCAACTATCATACACTATCCATGCATTCAATACTCATATTAACCATATGTGATACATGGTGTTATCTCTAGATGAAGATTGAAGGGAACAAAGCTAGTAGTAATTTCACACAGTTAGTATGACAGCCAACATTCAATTGTTTCTTTCCAAATCAAAGCTCAATCAATTCCCAAGTCCACATTCTTTGCACTCTTTCATACTGCCTTCTGAGTAAAGGAATTCTGAGTTTAGTTGCAGCTTTAGATAGTATGGACCTAGGTGAATTCTTTACTTGTATTCCAACTAGTGTGGGAAAAATTTGTAGACAAGGTAGGAGTTCTACAATTGGAGCCAtgtgcagaaagaaaaagagctagACTTGTAGTGTAGGGCATTTCTCAGCAAAACACAGGCTAAAACCAAGTTCCAAGGCAGGAGTATGATGGCTGCATGATGAAGCACAGTAGACTTTGAGATGGTCTGCAGATTCCAAGCTTTAGCGTGTGAGAGTTGTGGCAGGTGAGGCAGTCTTGCTGAAGACCCCCTAGAAATAGAATGAAGGGAAGTCCTGAAGAGTCATGGGGTTATGGGATGGTAGAACCTTGTTAAAGTGACCATAGATAGCTATGTTCATAGGATTAAGGGTCAACTTAAAGAGAATTAATTTGGATCTTGGGGGTAAGTATTTTGGCCCTGGTCTTTCTTACATGCAATGATGATCTATTACCACATTTGTGCAGAACTATGGTATTAGCTGCTAGGAAGTTAGAGTAATCAACCTTCTTTGGATCCCAAATCCCCACACTTATATTCCTATGCTTAGACAAGTTTCTTAGCCTCCCTCTGCTGTCTACAGATTAGCTGGTGGAGGCATCACATAGTGGCAATGATGGGAGAAAGCTCATGTTAAATAGTCTGCACAGGTGCCTTTTCAGAGGGCCTGAAGGCAACTAAACATTCTAACATCAATTTAGAATAAATCATTCCTTTGCCTTCTAAGGCTTCACAGACATGGGTTTTGGGTAGTGAGCTTTCTGAAGCCTTTGACTGACTGGAAGCTGGTGAATTACAGCTTCCCTGGAAACCTTATTGCCCTGTTTGAACTCATGCCAAGTTTGAAACAAACAGCCAGATTCTTCTGTCCAAGTCCTTTTGTCCTGCTTCCTAGTCTGGTTTTTACCTTGCTAATGGCAGAAATGGCTGTGATTCCCAATGCATGACTCTTGATAGGGGGAACAATCTGAGGCTGCAGAGAAGAAGGAACTGAAGGATAAAGGGGAATTGTTCTTTCCAAACATATATCATCTCTATCATTTCTCTTTGTGGTTATAATCTGCAGTGACACAAATGAGATTTCCCCCCCTGTACTTTTGATAGCTTACTTGAGTCCCTACTCATTACACTATTGTATTAACAAGAATTCAAGTGTCATATGAAAATAGCTACATTTAAAATCATAGcttatttatacatttctgtatttttcatattatcttacaaagaaaatatgttaGTTCTGGAGTGAGAAAACCAGTATCCATCCTAAGTAGGTCTGACAAGTGAGGTTATAAATtagagtttttctttctcattaaaagAACTGAACATTCCCCAAATCTGCTTCATCTCCACTTACATATGTATCACATGCGTGTATAAAATATTgacaaacttaaaatttaaaggtTAGCAGGACAGTCATGGAATTAGGTTGTTCAGTTGGTCGGCATACCTAACGTATTTGAGGGCACGTTCACGTTCCTCTCAGTCAGTGACAAGTTaggtgaagaaagagaacattcttGTCATGTTTCCTGGACAACAAAATTCTGGGAGCTCTATTTTATTCAGTTAGTCCCCTCTGGCCCCCATAcaccaaaatggataaaatgattACCTTAAGATAATGTTTCATctacaaatatagaaaataagaaaatcctaCCCTATCTCTACCTTTTGGCTCAAAAATGTAGCATTTCCTGTAGTGAATCAGGAGCACCATTGACTGAGTCCATCAGTGTGATTAGGCAGtaaaaagagtttcccagaaaggCAGTTACTTCTTTACTCCCCACACCAGGTTTCTTTTGTCATTTCCTGATATGCTGTGTTTCTTGCTCtctatttcaattttattgtaaaaaaagcTCTTGTCATTGCACTAATGCTTTTCTGACAGATTCTGACCCTGACATATGATGATTCAGGTTGCCCCTAGTTGAGAATTTACCTCCCAAGATATAATGTAAATGTAAGCTGATAACTTCCTTAGGAGGAAGAGCTGATTGCTAAACACATTATCCTTCAAAAAAGCTGGAGGAGGAAGGTGTAACAGACATCTCAGGTGAGAGATTCAAAGACCCTTTTAATGGATTGTTCCGCACTTTTGTCTCCAGTTTAATTTGCAAACAGCCTCCATTACCCTCCTAGTAAATTCTGCCAAGTATGCTATCCAGCCCCTAGGAAAGAAGGAATGGGTGGGGGGCAGTTGGtattggaaggagagaaaagggaccATCCAATTCAGAGCTTTTAGCTAGGAAACCCATTTGAAAACCTGTTGACTCATAAAAGACCACCCAGTCAGAATGCAGAAGGAAATTAAGCATGACCAAGGTCCCCTCAAATGTTCTTCCCATAACACTACTCACAGAAGCTATATTGAAACTACAGGATCTTTTGAAATTACATGACCTCAATAAGACCTAGAGATTTTTATTGGTCCATAGGGCAGggtattgaaaagaaaatgtgcttttACCTCTAAAATACGATGTTACCTTTCtggataaacaataaaaattttccaCTGGACATggttagaaaaaataagaatcccTGTGTTTTTGAAATTTGGGGGTACATGTGTGACTATTTAATAGTCTAATTGATTCTTCCTGGTTAAATCACCACTCTATGGATCAGCATTGAAGAGAATGCTGTGTGTTTTGTTATTGAGCATGAATGGTGGGTACAAAGAAGAAAGGGGAATGTCATATACCTTTAGTTATTAATCTGGAGTGGGGGATTAAAGGTGAGTTAACAGATGCAGAATtggaattctaaaaataattaaggaaCCATTTAGTAAATCCTTTTCTACATCGTGATTTGGGAAAATGATGAGTGACCTAGAACAATAAAATTTCTCATGCAGATTTTGAAGAGTAAACAATGCAATCACATCCATAGAAATGATCATGCCCTGAGGGAGGGAGAGTACTTTCTCAGCATTTCAAAAAGTCCTCTGACTATTGTTCCTGTTCACAGAAAACCTGCTTAGGCTGGTTAACTGAAACATGCAGAACAGATAAACATGGTTAACAAACTATTTAACCATGCTAAGCCAATAATTATCTTGCCTGAACATTTTATTCCTAAGTCTAAAATGCTTTAAAGtagtaaagtgtgtgtgtgtgtgtgtgtgtgtgtgtgtgtgtgtgtaagagacaAGTTAATTGTGTGTGTAAGAGGCAAGAGAATAACAAACATCTAAACACCATTGTTAGAAAGGAAGGTATAGGTTAACCCAGGCTCAAACAACTTCCTTCTACCCATCAGTAGCACATTATCTAAGATTCTAAAGTGCTAAATTGGTCAGATAAGAGACTTGCTAAGATGTAAGATCCTCTgaacaatgagaaaagaaaattgaagtgaAAATTGCAATCTCCACCCACAAGACACTTAAGTGAGATGAAAAGTGTTTAcagtggaagaaaagagagaaaatgtgaagaggatgatatttaataataaagataacaCTGGAGACCCAGAAGGGAGAAAGATGATTGGGGAAAGGGCTAGCAAAGCCAAAGTCATAAAGCTCCACAGGGGTCTGGGCCTGGGGGTTGGGAGAGCTTAGAGGAGCTTATCAGAGTCAGCAGTGACTCTGCCAAACCCTGAGTGGACAATTGGTTtcaaggaagcagcagcagcagcagatgtTTTTCTGGAAGAAGAATGGTGGAATGATAGTCACAGGAAAATATTGTGACCTGCAACAAGAGCTGTGTTTCACTGACAGCTGGGCGAGAATGCATACAAACGAACACAGGGGAAACACAGAGGCTGTGTGCAAAAGCCGGAGGTTTGGCagatgaggagagagggagggaggaaggcaaaaaCAGACACGGAAAGATGCTGAAGAACACGTCTCTTAGAGAAGCATCTGTAAGGTAATGAGGACTACCcactgggagaaataaaatataaagaatgggAAATGGGTCTGCCACGTAGTGAAACGTGGGATCTGAAACTAGAATGCTCTCGTTCAGACCCTCTCTtgtcactcactagctgtgtaacCCTGGACAGGTTACTTATAACCTCTTTGgcctttagtttcctcatctgtaaagtaggaataGCAGTACCAtctcatggggttgttgtgaaAACTGAATGAGTTTACTGagtaaaagaacttaaaatattgCCTGGTGTCCGGGAAACATCAATAACATTAGCAACTACCGTGATGTCATGTCAACAGCTTCTGTGCACAGCCCGTGGTATCCATAAGACTAATTTAtgatgagggcgcctgggtggctcggttggttaagtatctgactcttgatttcagcttcaggtcatgatttcacggttcttgagttaGAGGCCgagcagagcctccttgggattctgtctccctttctctctgcccctcccctgcccacactctctctttcacaaataaataaataaacattaaaaaaaaaaagactagtttgAGATAGTTGGGTACTTTATATATTGTCACATCAAGATCACAACTGTCCTCCTTAAAGGCAGTTTGCATGGTGGCTAAATGGGAATTAAACTAAGGATGATGGTAACATTTTAGGAAGTTTACAACTGCTTTAGACAAGTCACGTACCCCCAACcattgagcctcagtttctatctgtaaaatgggggtattatatatacaatacataagGTTTCTGTGAGATCAACGGTGaaagtgcctagaacaatgcctggaagACAGTAAATTTCAACACAGAGTGTGAATCTGCCTTGTGATGTTGGTGATGGACGACAGGCTTGAAACACTCTCATCTAGGCAGGAAGATCAAAACTGTTCTCACAGCTACTTGTAGAGAGGCCTTGGGTTTAGCTTCTCTCATCAGAGCTTGGAAGAACTGATCTTTTAGATCACACAAAAAATTGACATTTACCTTTCTCAGCTTATCTCAGGTGTGAACAGAAGACACATGACAGCCTGAATCTCTAAAATGGGTCAGTAGTGATAGGAATACATTTTAAACTCCCCTACAGCTTTTCCTCTCTAAAGGAAAGGGCCTCAAGGAAAAGGAGCAAGAGGAAGCAGGTAAGAGTTTATACACGAAGGCTCCTGATGCTAAGGTCACATGAAATTTCTGTCCTCCTCCTGCCCAGGACACCAGTTGGCTAGCTGGTGGGCATCTGGCTATGGCTTTGACCACCTCACTAGGAAGCAGTTCTTTCTTAGTGGTTAGACCTCTGGATGAATTTGGCTGAGGACATGCTCTTCCAAAGAGCCTCCTGGGAAGAGGGTCTCTCCATAATTCAGATCCCTCAGTATAGATCTCATATTTAACAGGCTCTCTCCACTTTGCACACCCCAAGACCTACTTTCTCTGGAACTCcaggagaagaaaaggcaaatggTGATAATTTTGCACTTTCTCTCGAAGAATATTCAGGTTTTTGCTATCACCAATAGCAGAAAACAAAGCTACAAATCTTTACCTCTATTCTTGGAGAAAACACCCCTTTCTGGAGGAAGGGCATGGAAGAGCCAAGCACCCAGCCAGCTGACCACAGGGCAAGTCCCAACCCAGGCCGTCTTCAGaaatcctttcctccttttctttcccatctgcTCTGCCAGGGCTAACTGGGAAGCCCCCAGGGTGGTTTCCAATATATGTCTTACAATGTCCAGGCTCCCTCCCCAGCAATCATTTATTAGAAAGAGGTTTTATGATACAAATTTGATAATCTCCCATGCACACTGGCACTGTTCTAATTGAAGTTGTAAGCCCATAAAATTCAAGCCCTTTGTCTTCCTGAAGGCCACAAGgtttaaaaaggtttaaaaagatACTATTGTCCTCTCTAACACCCACGACATTGTCACCAGGGACTGATTAAACAGAGTCCTGAATCGAAACAGTGCGGATTTTGTCTAGGTCCTTTTCAGGCCTGACAATGCCCTTTTCAGTTCCCAAGACAAAAGGAGGTTTAAGGATCGAGATTCTTCGGAGATAACCGCATCCATATGGAAGGCAAGGTGGCCAGCAGCTGAGACCCAAAcaccccactcccttccccctcagtcctctctcactctctccccaccccccaaaatccCAGGTGATACGCTGCCTCAGTCACCCTATgtcctcctggggggggggggggagggaccaGGGTCTCGGACGGGCCCAATGCCTACTCCTCACAGGCCTCATTGAGCCCTTGCTCCCTTCCCTGGATCTGCTGCCTGAACCTGCTCTCCTCAAGCACATCTCCCGGCAGTGGGCGCCAAGGAGACAGGTCGTCACTTTCCTGAGAGTAACCACTTGCACGGGAGGCCCTGCCGCTCCGGATACCGGATACCGAGGTGAAGGGCAGTTGCAAACCCGAAGGGTGGAACACTAGATCTCCTAGCCTAGTGTGCATTGGGAGTGCGGGTGAAGCGAGACTCACCAGCAGATCACACACCTACGTTGGCCCACCAGGGCTCTCCAAAGCGATCTTCCCTCAACTGGCAGCCCTGAGGAGGGTCATTCCCCACACCCTTTGATTTCCTCAttgccccacctcctccccattcCACTCCTGCCCGGTATGGAGCTAAGAAGAGGCAGGAAGTCACAGATGCCAAGCGAGGCATTCGCAGGCTTAATTGGGGTGTATAAAGTCTCCGGGTGCTCGGGTGCTCTTCGGGCCCCTGTCTTGGGATGCCGCACTCCAGAAAGGGACATCTTGCAACCAGGCCGGCGCTGCTCCAAAGCAGTAcactctgcccccagcccagatGGCGCGTCTCCAGAGAATCCTTATGGAGAAGCTCAGTATGCTCTATCGTGGCCAACCAACCGGGTTGGGCTTTTGGTGTCCGAAACGCCAGCAGCTTCGGGAGCCCAGAGGGGCCTCCAAGTCACTTCGGGCCCAGAGCAACCTCCCACTGATAGGGATCCCAGCTGtttcctctgctccccccccccccccccccccccccccgcgctccACTCTCCTTCCACCCTTCTCCCTAATGATCTTCCTAAAGTTGTGTCGACGTTGGCAGCTGCCCTCCCACCCAACCTGGGACAGGGGGAATGTACTGGCGCCCTGCACTCGGGTCTGGAAGCATAGCTTCCACTTATGTTCCCGGCCAGCGCTCAAGGGACCCAACCACACACATTTCACTCTCGAAccacaaagaggaaaaatattctatttctttcaaaataagttgcTTCCCATACaaatagctatttaaaaatatacaaataaggtTTAAGCAATAAAATCTAGCTCTGGGGCTGGCGGTCGAGGCAAGAGGCGAGGGGGAAATCTTGGCGAAAGTTCCCCGCGCATTGgctggggagggcggggcaggggaCCCCTGCACTGTAGGACGTGGAACCTGCAGAGAGatgggccctgggtggggggcgtACTTTGCGGATCTCGGCCTCCAGCCCCGCTTTGGCCGCAGAGCCACTCCAAAGTCCGGGGTAGCCCCAAGTGCCCGCCCCCCCCGCAACGGTCTCACCAGTTCCAGGAGACCAGGGCTGGGGGCGCTAAGTGCTGGTAGGCGGGGAAGAGGCCAAGAGCCGAGCAGGGCCCGAAGGCGGCGTAGCCCGGCAGAGGGCAGACAGCGGCTGGGGACGCGCCGCTCTTGTCCTGGGCGGAGGCCGTGCCCATCTCGCCGCTGCCGCCACACGGCTGACCGTCGCGCACCAGCACGGGGACCACCACGCGGCGCAGCAGGCCGGGTGCGGCGCGCAGCTCCGCAGCTGCTGCCAGGTCAGGCGACTCCGCCGTCCCCGGCGCGCCCGGTGCGCGCGCGCGCTTCAGCTTGTAGCGATGGTTCTGGAACCAGATTTTGACCTGTGTGGGCGTGAGGCGAAGCAGGCGCGCCAGCTGCTCGCGCTCGGGCGCCGACAGGTAGCGCTGCTGCCGGAAGCGCCGCTCCAACTCCAGCGTTTGCGCCTTGGAGAACAGCACCCGacgcttctttctcttttcagcgTCTGAGCCAGGAGACACCGGCCGAGCGGACGGCCGCTGCGACGAGTCGGGCGGGCTGGTCTCTGGGCTGCTCTCGTCCGAGGCTAGGGGCGGCAAAGGAGACACGGCCTGATGAGGCGCCGGCCCCTCCGCACGCCGGCTGCTTCTCGCACGCGCCGAGCCACTGGCCGGAGGGCGCCCCCACTCGCCAGCGGCTTTAGGGGTGAGACCATTTCTTCCCTGGGCCCACATCTGGACACCCACCTCTCCGAATTCAGTGACCTCATTTATTCCACAACCTGAGACCGCGCCCCCTAAGGAACTCACCCCAGGGACCTCTTAAAACAAGTTCATACCGGTAGCTGCGCTAGTGGACGAATTTACCGCAAGCTGGAACACCAACCCAGGCCACCGCCGGGTCTACTGCACGACAGTTTACTGAGGTTTGCAGAACCTTGTAAAGCTAAGTTCTCCAGTGCTGCTCATCTCAGACCGAGGCCTGGAGAACGTAGCCGTGTTCTTAGACATTTAAGGGCGGTTTCTTAAATATTGTGACCTCtagaaacagaaatccaaatcTCGGGCGTTAGTGTCAGGCGCAAGGATCTCCCAAAATGTGCTGACTAGAGCACGAATGGAATAGGGGTTGGAGGAGGACAGAGCCTCCGGTTCCAAGACTGGTTTCGACTTCCCAGTGGCGCATGGGCCGGGAGCGTGgttctgctcccctctccccactcccgcGGTGGTCCTCCGCTTACTCACAGGGGTAGTGGCCGCGCTCGGATTCCAACCAGGTGGCGCAGGGGCCGGGTTGGGGAGCGCATAGCTCCGGCTCGTGCCTCCGCAGGTGCTGCGCGTCCTGTTCGGGTAAATCCAGGAGGCTGCGCACGGTGAAGCTCAGGCGTCCAGAGGTGGCCATGgccaaggaggggaaggaggcggggggcggggcaggctggGAACCGAGGGGCGGCCGGGACGTAGCTGCTACGGGTGGGCGCCAGAGGTGCACGCCATGCGCTGGCTGCTGGGATATTAGCGCGCTTACAGCGGAATCCCTGTTTATATAAACAGCTCTTCCCACCCGGGATGCTTTGAAAGCCGAGGTCCGGGTCTCCAGGGTGTTAAGTACCTGAATGAGTGCTGGACCAAAGACCCCGCGAGCCCGGAAGGTGCcacctccgccccccgccccgccccatccCCCGCCCCTTGGCGCCCCATTACCTCCCAGAGGCGGCAGGAAGCAGCTCTCGGCATTAGCGATTCTGTCTGATTAGCCCAAAGTGGGGACAGATAATGGGGATTGTTACCAATGAATAACATCTTGGGTGGCGAGCGGTGGTCACCACCCGCCTGTCCCAGccctggcttcctcctcctcctggctgacaCGGGGCCTGGCCCCGCAGGAGCAACGGCTAGGGTGGGGGAGGCATGGGTGGGTTTATGAGTACCCAGGAATTTATTCCCTGTTTGCTTTATTCCTCGAGCTTGTTTGCTAGAGTGTTCGTTTCCCGCAATTATCCGGGAAGTGATTTACAAGGCGGCGTTAAACTAGGGCGCGCTCTCTTTTTGGTTTGGGTCCCTCTAAGGATTCAGAGGCGAGAAATTTCAGGCGGGCACAGAACGAGTGGCCTGGTCCAGTCGGCACCTGGGCTGAGGATTTTGAAGGCCTCTAGGAACCGCACCCCAAACGTTCCCCACCTCAAGGTGTGCTGGGGAAGGGCTGGCAGGAGCTCCGGCTCCGCGCGGATTTCCCCAGACCCGCAGAACGGAGGCGGAATCCGATCAAGCTGTTCTGGTCCCAAGTGCCACCCTCCTTGGCCCGGCCCTACGGCCGCTACCGGTCGTGGGCCCAGGCCCAGTGACTGCGCTCCTCAGAGCCCAGTCCAGGCCCGCTCTAG
This window harbors:
- the NKX2-8 gene encoding homeobox protein Nkx-2.8 isoform X2; this encodes MLFIGNNPHYLSPLWANQTESLMPRAASCRLWEPAHGVHLWRPPVAATSRPPLGSQPAPPPASFPSLAMATSGRLSFTVRSLLDLPEQDAQHLRRHEPELCAPQPGPCATWLESERGHYPSSDESSPETSPPDSSQRPSARPVSPGSDAEKRKKRRVLFSKAQTLELERRFRQQRYLSAPEREQLARLLRLTPTQVKIWFQNHRYKLKRARAPGAPGTAESPDLAAAAELRAAPGLLRRVVVPVLVRDGQPCGGSGEMGTASAQDKSGASPAAVCPLPGYAAFGPCSALGLFPAYQHLAPPALVSWNW
- the NKX2-8 gene encoding homeobox protein Nkx-2.8 isoform X1, translated to MLFIGNNPHYLSPLWANQTESLMPRAASCRLWEQPAHGVHLWRPPVAATSRPPLGSQPAPPPASFPSLAMATSGRLSFTVRSLLDLPEQDAQHLRRHEPELCAPQPGPCATWLESERGHYPSSDESSPETSPPDSSQRPSARPVSPGSDAEKRKKRRVLFSKAQTLELERRFRQQRYLSAPEREQLARLLRLTPTQVKIWFQNHRYKLKRARAPGAPGTAESPDLAAAAELRAAPGLLRRVVVPVLVRDGQPCGGSGEMGTASAQDKSGASPAAVCPLPGYAAFGPCSALGLFPAYQHLAPPALVSWNW